The following proteins are co-located in the Apium graveolens cultivar Ventura chromosome 5, ASM990537v1, whole genome shotgun sequence genome:
- the LOC141661849 gene encoding biotin carboxyl carrier protein of acetyl-CoA carboxylase 2, chloroplastic-like, which produces MASSSVLCTASVPQLLASSKLKPCQISNISYRLCSTSKLPSSSSVAAKSSSNSATVTDTKISPDILARESAISTLINEVSLLVKMVDSREIVELQLKQLGCELVIRKKEAIPKPQPVQAPGAVTPAPHYVFPAQPQLAKPSTPASVPQAITASAPPSAASSPSHPPLKCPMAGTFYRSPGPGEPPFVKVGDKVQKGQVICIIEAMKLMNEIEADLSGTVEQILVEDGKPVSVDLVTSLSTFSHTAHSENTLIFDMFHSCSLCSS; this is translated from the exons ATGGCCTCTTCTTCAGTTCTGTGCACCGCTTCAGTTCCTCAGCTGCTTGCAAGTTCTAAACTGAAACCATGCCAAATCAGTAATATCTCGTATCGTCTCTGTTCGACTTCAAAGCTTCCTTCCTCTTCATCG GTTGCTGCCAAAAGTTCATCAAATTCTGCAACTGTAACTGACACTAAGATTAGTCCTGACATACTAGCACGAGAATCAGCTATATCAACACTGATCAATGAAGTATCACTCCTTGTCAA AATGGTAGACTCCAGAGAGATTGTAGAGCTGCAACTGAAGCAGCTTGGATGTGAGCTCGTAATACGTAAGAAGGAAGCTATTCCGAAACCACAACCAGTGCAAGCCCCAGGAGCTGTCACTCCGGCACCCCATTATGTTTTTCCAGCTCAACCCCAGCTAGCCAAACCTAGTACACCTGCTTCTGTTCCCCAGGCTATTACTGCTTCTGCTCCCCCTTCGGCTGCATCATCTCCGTCTCATCCGCCTCTCAAATGCCCCATGGCTGGAACTTTTTACCGGTCTCCAGGTCCTGGTGAACCACCATTTGTCAAG GTTGGAGACAAAGTGCAGAAAGGGCAGGTTATCTGCATCATTGAAGCAATGAAACTGATGAATGAGATTGAG GCTGATCTATCAGGAACTGTAGAACAAATCCTTGTAGAGGACGGAAAGCCAGTTAGCGTGGACTTGGTAACCTCACTCTCTACATTCTCTCACACTGCACACTCTGAAAACACACTTATTTTTGATATGTTCCATTCTTGCAGCCTCTGTTCATCATAG